The following proteins are co-located in the Sporosarcina pasteurii genome:
- the sdhA gene encoding succinate dehydrogenase flavoprotein subunit, whose protein sequence is MTKSRMIVVGGGLAGLMAVIKAAEEGVPVDLFSIVPVKRSHSVCAQGGINGAVNTKGEGDSPAIHFDDTVYGGDFLANQPPVKAMTEAAPEIIHLFDRMGVMFNRTPEGLLDFRRFGGTLHHRTAFAGATTGQQLLYALDEQVRRYEVEGLVQKYEHWEFLGAILDDEGICRGIKAQNMYTMEIESFKGDAVIMATGGPGIIFGKSTNSVINTGSAASIVYQQGAYYANGEFIQIHPTAIPGDDKLRLMSESARGEGGRVWTYKDGKPWYFLEEKYPDYGNLVPRDIATREIFDVCVNQKLGINGENMVYLDLSHKDPKELDIKLGGIIEIYEKFMGDDPRKVPMKIFPAVHYSMGGLWVDYDQHTNIPGLFAAGEVDYSQHGANRLGANSLLSAVYGGMVAGPKAVEYMKGLKKTAEDISSSVFDSAVKEEQAKWDATLKMDGTENAYLLHKELGEWMTNNVTVVRYNDKLKQTDAKIQELLERYENINMTDTQQWSNQGATFTRQLKNMLYLARVITIGALQRDESRGAHYKPDFPERDDENFMKTTMAKFDGQSAPIFHYEDIDVSLIPPRKRDYSTKKGD, encoded by the coding sequence ATGACAAAAAGCAGAATGATTGTTGTCGGCGGCGGTCTCGCAGGACTGATGGCGGTCATCAAAGCAGCAGAGGAAGGTGTACCGGTTGACCTGTTCTCAATTGTCCCGGTTAAACGTTCCCACTCCGTATGTGCCCAAGGCGGTATTAACGGTGCGGTAAACACGAAAGGGGAAGGCGACTCGCCTGCGATCCATTTCGACGATACTGTATACGGTGGAGACTTTTTAGCGAACCAACCTCCAGTAAAAGCAATGACAGAAGCAGCTCCAGAAATTATTCACTTATTTGATCGTATGGGCGTTATGTTTAACCGTACGCCAGAAGGCTTACTAGATTTTAGACGTTTCGGTGGAACGCTTCATCACCGTACTGCATTTGCTGGTGCGACAACTGGACAACAACTTCTATACGCGCTAGACGAGCAAGTGCGTCGTTATGAAGTAGAAGGTCTTGTACAAAAGTACGAGCATTGGGAGTTCCTAGGTGCAATTCTTGACGACGAAGGAATTTGTCGTGGAATTAAAGCGCAAAATATGTACACGATGGAAATCGAATCCTTTAAAGGTGATGCAGTCATTATGGCTACAGGTGGCCCTGGAATTATTTTCGGGAAATCCACGAACTCTGTGATTAACACAGGTTCAGCGGCGTCTATCGTTTACCAACAAGGTGCTTATTATGCAAATGGGGAGTTCATCCAAATTCACCCAACAGCGATTCCTGGAGATGATAAACTACGTCTCATGAGTGAGTCAGCACGTGGTGAAGGTGGACGAGTATGGACATACAAAGACGGGAAACCTTGGTACTTCCTAGAAGAGAAGTATCCAGATTACGGTAACCTAGTTCCACGTGATATTGCAACACGTGAAATCTTTGATGTGTGTGTCAACCAAAAGCTAGGCATTAACGGTGAGAACATGGTTTACTTAGACCTCTCTCATAAAGACCCGAAAGAACTTGATATTAAGCTAGGTGGAATTATCGAAATCTATGAAAAGTTCATGGGTGACGATCCACGTAAAGTACCGATGAAAATCTTCCCGGCGGTTCACTATTCAATGGGTGGTCTATGGGTTGATTACGACCAGCACACAAATATCCCAGGTTTATTTGCCGCGGGTGAAGTTGATTATTCACAGCACGGTGCAAACCGTTTAGGTGCTAACTCCTTATTATCTGCTGTTTACGGCGGAATGGTGGCAGGACCGAAAGCTGTTGAATATATGAAAGGCTTGAAGAAAACAGCAGAAGACATTTCTTCATCTGTGTTCGATTCCGCGGTCAAAGAAGAGCAAGCGAAATGGGATGCGACGCTTAAGATGGACGGAACGGAAAACGCTTACTTACTCCACAAAGAACTTGGTGAGTGGATGACAAACAACGTAACTGTTGTTCGTTACAATGATAAGCTAAAACAAACTGATGCAAAGATTCAAGAGCTTCTAGAAAGATATGAAAATATTAATATGACGGACACGCAACAATGGTCTAACCAAGGCGCAACGTTTACACGTCAGTTGAAAAATATGTTGTACTTAGCGAGAGTCATTACAATCGGTGCACTTCAACGTGACGAGAGTCGTGGGGCGCATTACAAGCCAGACTTCCCTGAGCGTGATGACGAGAACTTTATGAAAACGACGATGGCGAAATTTGACGGGCAATCTGCACCGATTTTCCATTACGAAGACATCGATGTGTCACTCATCCCGCCACGTAAACGCGATTACTCCACAAAGAAAGGAGATTAA
- the sdhB gene encoding succinate dehydrogenase iron-sulfur subunit has protein sequence MSEQTATAQKTIKFEIRRQDTANSTPYWEEFELEYRPNMNVISALMEIQRNPVNAAGKKTSPVTWEMSCLEEVCGACSMVINGRPRQSCTALIDQLTQPIKLEPMATFPVVRDLVVDRNVMFDSLKKVKAWVPIDGTYSLGEGPRMPERKRQWAYELSKCMTCGVCLEACPNVNDKTDFVGPAILSQVRLFNTHPTGAMNKDERLRTLMTDGGIAECGNSQNCVVACPKGIPLTTSIAALNRATSIQMFKDFFGSDHMVD, from the coding sequence ATGAGCGAGCAAACTGCTACAGCACAAAAAACAATTAAATTTGAAATTCGTCGTCAAGATACAGCGAACTCAACTCCGTATTGGGAAGAGTTCGAATTAGAATACAGACCAAATATGAACGTAATTTCTGCACTAATGGAAATCCAACGTAACCCTGTCAACGCAGCTGGCAAAAAGACGTCACCTGTAACTTGGGAAATGTCATGTCTTGAAGAAGTTTGTGGTGCATGTTCAATGGTCATTAACGGACGTCCACGTCAATCGTGTACGGCGCTTATTGACCAATTAACACAGCCAATTAAACTAGAACCAATGGCTACGTTCCCGGTTGTTCGTGACTTAGTCGTTGACCGTAACGTAATGTTTGATTCATTGAAGAAAGTTAAAGCATGGGTACCAATCGATGGTACATACTCTTTAGGTGAAGGACCACGAATGCCAGAGCGTAAACGTCAATGGGCATACGAATTGTCAAAATGTATGACGTGCGGTGTATGCTTGGAAGCATGTCCAAACGTTAACGACAAAACAGACTTTGTTGGTCCAGCAATTTTATCGCAAGTACGTCTGTTTAACACACACCCAACAGGTGCAATGAACAAAGACGAAAGACTACGTACGTTAATGACGGATGGCGGGATTGCTGAGTGTGGGAACTCACAAAACTGTGTAGTTGCCTGTCCAAAAGGGATTCCACTGACGACATCAATCGCAGCACTTAACCGTGCAACGTCTATCCAAATGTTCAAAGACTTCTTCGGAAGCGACCATATGGTAGATTAA
- a CDS encoding thioesterase family protein, which translates to MKASYINDFDIWSSEFTYAIPLTVRFSDVDMYGIVNNAVIISYLEYARIEYFKVIGLMDSWMNSEATIVPVVADIQCDYVKPIQYDENLAIYVKVDTIGTSSIDIHYLGKNDNGEVVFTGRSTMVQIDKRSGKGFPWSREERLLFDN; encoded by the coding sequence ATGAAAGCATCTTATATTAATGATTTTGACATATGGTCCTCAGAATTTACCTATGCAATCCCATTAACAGTACGATTTTCAGATGTCGATATGTATGGAATTGTCAATAATGCAGTAATCATCTCTTATTTAGAGTATGCGAGAATTGAATATTTTAAGGTGATCGGGTTGATGGATAGTTGGATGAATTCCGAAGCAACGATCGTTCCTGTCGTAGCTGACATACAATGTGATTATGTAAAGCCAATTCAATATGATGAAAATCTTGCTATTTATGTTAAAGTCGATACAATCGGTACATCTTCTATCGATATTCACTATCTTGGGAAAAATGACAATGGGGAAGTTGTTTTTACAGGAAGAAGTACAATGGTTCAAATTGATAAGAGAAGCGGTAAAGGTTTCCCGTGGTCTAGAGAAGAGAGATTGCTTTTTGATAATTGA
- a CDS encoding helix-turn-helix transcriptional regulator: MKDGPKHRSLLTGREREIFNLLIEDQTTKEIASQLGISEKTVRNHISNTIQKLGVSGRAQAIIELLRLEELHLR; the protein is encoded by the coding sequence TTGAAAGATGGACCGAAACATCGATCGTTGCTGACGGGGAGAGAGCGTGAAATTTTTAACTTGCTTATTGAAGACCAGACAACAAAAGAAATTGCAAGTCAACTAGGTATCAGTGAAAAAACTGTTCGAAATCACATTTCAAATACAATTCAAAAGCTTGGAGTTTCAGGTAGAGCGCAAGCAATAATTGAGTTATTGCGGCTTGAAGAATTACATTTGCGATGA
- a CDS encoding MarR family winged helix-turn-helix transcriptional regulator: MEKELRYVAAIIKHNGRKILKNYTITPPQFVALQWLFEHGDMTIGDLSNKMFLAFSTTTDLVDRMENNHLVKRVRDNKDRRVVRIQLLAEGERVIEEVIDKRRHYLNSVLSDFDEAEVQQLSQLLSKLHQEMKKDWKED; this comes from the coding sequence ATGGAAAAAGAGTTAAGATACGTTGCTGCGATTATCAAACATAATGGACGAAAAATCTTAAAAAATTATACCATCACACCTCCTCAATTCGTTGCGCTGCAATGGTTATTTGAACACGGGGATATGACAATTGGTGATTTATCTAATAAAATGTTCCTCGCATTCAGTACAACGACAGATTTAGTTGACAGAATGGAGAATAATCATTTGGTGAAGCGGGTACGCGACAATAAAGATCGACGTGTTGTAAGAATTCAACTCCTTGCAGAAGGAGAGCGTGTTATTGAAGAAGTAATCGATAAGCGGCGCCATTATTTAAATTCGGTGTTGTCCGATTTCGACGAGGCAGAAGTTCAACAACTCTCTCAATTGCTGTCAAAACTTCATCAAGAGATGAAGAAAGATTGGAAAGAGGATTGA
- the racE gene encoding glutamate racemase, with the protein MVKPIGVIDSGVGGLTVVKEMLNILPNESIIYLGDDKRCPYGSRSVEEVRKFTLEMVERLSEMDIKMLVIACNTATAVALDTIRQLFSFPVIGVVVPGARAAVTNSTTKQIAVLGTTRTIKSGAYSDEIVRQLPDAVVYPLACPDFVPIVESGQYKSENARFTIDRTLQNLAEKDFDVAILGCTHYPLLEGHIKSCLPEHVQIISSAVETVRDVEKELDEKGIKSEKFTEGNVLFYTTGPRENFKSIVTDWLRLESPDVRTITLP; encoded by the coding sequence ATGGTTAAACCAATCGGAGTTATTGACTCGGGAGTCGGAGGGCTTACTGTAGTCAAAGAAATGCTAAACATCTTGCCAAATGAATCGATTATTTATTTAGGGGACGACAAACGCTGTCCATATGGTTCACGTTCAGTTGAAGAGGTTCGAAAGTTTACGCTTGAAATGGTTGAAAGGCTTTCGGAGATGGACATTAAAATGCTTGTTATTGCCTGCAATACAGCAACTGCAGTCGCGTTAGATACGATTCGTCAACTGTTTAGTTTTCCTGTCATTGGCGTCGTAGTTCCTGGCGCTCGTGCAGCTGTGACAAATTCAACGACAAAACAAATAGCAGTGCTCGGCACGACTCGTACAATCAAAAGTGGTGCGTACAGTGATGAAATCGTACGTCAATTACCTGACGCGGTCGTTTATCCACTTGCTTGTCCTGATTTTGTCCCGATTGTTGAAAGTGGTCAATACAAATCAGAAAATGCAAGGTTTACTATAGATCGAACGTTGCAAAATTTAGCGGAGAAAGATTTCGATGTAGCAATTTTAGGGTGTACGCATTATCCCCTTTTAGAAGGGCATATTAAAAGTTGTCTCCCAGAACATGTACAAATTATTTCATCTGCAGTGGAGACCGTTAGAGACGTCGAAAAAGAATTAGACGAAAAAGGAATAAAAAGTGAGAAGTTTACCGAAGGAAATGTTTTATTTTATACGACAGGCCCTCGAGAAAATTTCAAGTCAATCGTGACAGATTGGCTTCGGTTAGAAAGTCCTGATGTCAGGACGATTACTTTACCGTAA
- the rph gene encoding ribonuclease PH, with translation MTRHDNRLGNELRPVKIETEYLIHPEGSVLISVGNTKVICTATIEDRVPPFLRGSGKGWVTAEYSMLPRATGQRTQREATRGKLGGRTMEIQRLIGRALRAVTDLEALGERTIWVDCDVIQADGGTRTASITGAFVAMAMAADKMVQQHDLKKFPITDFLAATSVGVIEEDKLVLDLNYIEDSAAAVDMNVVMTGQGAFVELQGTGEEATFTRDEMNGLVSLAEAGIEQLFLHQKEALGSIAERIGKEVGEEG, from the coding sequence ATGACAAGACATGATAACCGATTGGGAAATGAATTGAGACCTGTCAAGATTGAAACAGAGTACTTAATTCACCCAGAAGGTTCTGTACTCATTTCAGTTGGAAATACGAAAGTCATTTGTACGGCAACGATTGAAGACCGTGTCCCGCCTTTTTTAAGAGGAAGCGGGAAAGGATGGGTGACAGCTGAGTACTCGATGCTGCCACGTGCTACGGGGCAGCGTACGCAGCGTGAAGCGACGAGAGGAAAGCTTGGCGGCCGTACGATGGAGATTCAACGATTGATTGGACGAGCCTTACGTGCGGTAACTGACTTGGAAGCTCTCGGTGAGCGTACGATTTGGGTGGACTGCGATGTTATCCAAGCGGATGGGGGAACACGTACTGCCTCCATTACTGGGGCTTTCGTTGCGATGGCGATGGCTGCAGACAAGATGGTACAGCAACATGATTTGAAAAAGTTTCCGATCACAGACTTCTTAGCTGCGACGAGTGTAGGTGTAATTGAAGAAGATAAACTTGTACTTGACTTGAACTATATTGAAGACTCCGCTGCGGCTGTTGATATGAACGTCGTCATGACTGGCCAAGGTGCCTTTGTAGAATTGCAAGGTACAGGGGAAGAGGCGACGTTTACACGTGATGAAATGAATGGCCTCGTTTCACTTGCGGAGGCAGGCATCGAACAATTATTTTTACACCAAAAAGAAGCGCTTGGATCCATTGCAGAGCGTATCGGTAAAGAGGTAGGCGAAGAAGGGTGA
- a CDS encoding XTP/dITP diphosphatase yields the protein MKEVLIATNNKGKRKDFEALFHPLGINVLTLQDVEKTIDVEETGATFEENAILKAETVANLLGKTVIADDSGLEIDALNGAPGVYSARYAGIECDDEKNIDKALEELRGVPSDKRTARFRCVLAVAGPKMETTVFSGSCEGLITEERKGTNGFGYDPVFYVPSKDRTMAELTAEEKSKISHRGAALKKLQAELSTMIQKVGEQIEDNCTE from the coding sequence GTGAAAGAGGTATTAATTGCGACGAATAATAAAGGAAAGCGCAAAGATTTTGAAGCGTTATTTCATCCGCTTGGCATCAATGTGTTAACGTTACAGGATGTTGAAAAAACGATTGATGTAGAGGAAACAGGGGCGACCTTTGAAGAAAATGCCATTTTAAAAGCTGAAACTGTTGCGAACTTACTTGGAAAAACGGTAATTGCTGACGATAGTGGGCTCGAAATAGATGCCCTAAACGGCGCACCTGGCGTTTATTCAGCACGTTATGCCGGGATTGAATGTGATGATGAAAAGAATATTGATAAAGCGTTAGAGGAGCTCCGCGGTGTCCCAAGTGATAAACGTACTGCGCGCTTTCGATGTGTATTAGCTGTCGCGGGTCCGAAGATGGAAACAACAGTGTTCTCGGGAAGTTGTGAAGGGCTCATTACCGAAGAACGAAAAGGAACAAACGGCTTCGGCTACGACCCGGTTTTTTATGTGCCATCAAAAGACCGAACGATGGCTGAATTAACTGCAGAGGAAAAGAGCAAGATATCTCATCGAGGTGCGGCATTAAAAAAACTGCAAGCTGAACTTTCGACAATGATTCAAAAGGTAGGAGAACAAATTGAAGATAATTGTACTGAGTGA
- a CDS encoding metallophosphoesterase: MKIIVLSDSHGDKTTIEKVATQQADAYFHCGDSEIAYHDPVFQSMYKVAGNCDIDDEYPDEVTTTIGGKKIFMVHGHRHDVKGSMMGMYYSAKEKAVDIALFGHSHIYGAEMKDGILFVNPGSTMLPRGGNPATYAVIELGEKVVVTFKDLNHEIVDSVEF, translated from the coding sequence TTGAAGATAATTGTACTGAGTGATTCACATGGAGATAAAACAACGATAGAAAAAGTAGCGACACAACAAGCGGATGCCTACTTTCACTGCGGTGATAGCGAAATAGCCTATCATGATCCGGTATTTCAATCTATGTACAAAGTGGCTGGAAACTGTGATATAGACGATGAATATCCAGATGAAGTAACAACGACGATAGGCGGAAAGAAAATTTTTATGGTACATGGTCACCGTCATGATGTGAAAGGTTCCATGATGGGGATGTATTATAGCGCGAAAGAGAAAGCAGTAGACATCGCCTTATTTGGACATTCACATATATATGGTGCAGAGATGAAGGACGGCATTTTATTTGTCAATCCGGGCAGTACAATGCTTCCGAGAGGCGGAAATCCTGCCACTTATGCGGTAATCGAGTTGGGCGAGAAAGTAGTTGTGACATTTAAGGATTTAAATCATGAAATTGTGGATTCGGTAGAATTCTAA
- a CDS encoding DUF420 domain-containing protein, producing MNSITEENFKPRNYKPAIIILTIVLISAIIILLRMPGVKDFDAFDVTILPLMNAILNASSFIFLLAALVAILKGNIKVHQRFVYAALFSTLLFLIIYVIFHFIASATSFGGDGFMKIFYYFILVTHIVFAIANIPLMLTSVTSAWNRKYAFHKKLSRWTMPIWLYVSLSGVLVYLLIRPYY from the coding sequence ATGAATTCGATAACTGAAGAAAATTTTAAACCCCGTAATTATAAACCTGCCATCATTATTTTAACGATTGTTTTAATCAGTGCTATCATCATTTTACTGAGGATGCCCGGTGTTAAAGATTTCGATGCTTTCGATGTGACAATTTTACCTTTAATGAATGCAATCCTTAACGCAAGTTCATTTATCTTTCTACTTGCAGCATTGGTTGCGATATTAAAAGGGAATATTAAAGTACATCAACGATTTGTTTATGCGGCGCTGTTTTCAACATTATTATTTTTAATCATATACGTAATCTTTCACTTTATCGCTTCAGCAACATCCTTTGGCGGAGACGGATTTATGAAGATATTTTATTATTTCATACTCGTTACCCATATTGTTTTTGCCATCGCAAATATTCCTTTAATGTTAACGAGTGTGACGAGTGCTTGGAATCGGAAATATGCGTTTCATAAGAAGTTATCTCGTTGGACGATGCCAATTTGGTTGTACGTTAGTCTTTCTGGAGTGTTAGTTTATTTGTTGATTAGACCTTATTACTAA